The genomic stretch tgcaaaaatcgtaaaatagcgaaTTTCGttaagctataacttcgaaactaagtccgaccgccaaattctgacttcaccatcgttctcagtatagttaactacataagtctaaaaaaaaaaaattgcaaaaaaaaagttgtccggtaaagtaacaaaataccaaAACCATTATcttcaaatattcaaaaaacaatacatgtcatgtgttatatttatacaaaaatgtactgGTCATGTTACTTCTAACAATGAGTACTTCTGTAAGCTGATTAAAGAAAATGGTGTGGTCTATCAATGACTACTCCACTATAAGTTCGTTCTCCATTTCTTGACAAGATCTCTGTAGTCCAAGTATTGCTGTTGGGGTTGTATATTTCTACAGTATTATAAACAACTGGTTCTTCCATTTCTCCGCCCATAACATACAATAACCCATCTAATACAGCTACtcctatataaatatgtaatttaaattcaatccATTTTTACAAAGGTTGTCGTAGAAAATATAAGCGTTGTAGTTACCAGGACGAAATCGGCTTATTTCCATATCAGCTACAGATGACCAAACTCCATCACTTGGCCTGTAAACCTCGACACTCTTAaggtaataaaacataataataataatgatataaataaaaataattacattatttataaaccataaaattt from Acyrthosiphon pisum isolate AL4f unplaced genomic scaffold, pea_aphid_22Mar2018_4r6ur Scaffold_19978;HRSCAF=20669, whole genome shotgun sequence encodes the following:
- the LOC103311801 gene encoding kelch-like protein 3, which encodes MFYYLKSVEVYRPSDGVWSSVADMEISRFRPGVAVLDGLLYVMGGEMEEPVVYNTVEIYNPNSNTWTTEILSRNGERTYSGVVIDRPHHFL